A segment of the Eleutherodactylus coqui strain aEleCoq1 chromosome 6, aEleCoq1.hap1, whole genome shotgun sequence genome:
gcagcaggtaaccggcgctagcccccggggccacagcggcaggccccggggccacagcggcaggccccggggccacagcggcaggccccggggccacagcggcaggccccggggccacagcggcaggccccggggccacagcggcaggccccggggccacagcggcaggccccggggccacagcggcagtcagtcacgcgtcacccccgtcagtccgtcacccatcccttacctgggcggctctgctgggcggcttctcggcacggctgggcggctctgcaccttcctctaagagaggatggtagcagaatggccgctcaagcgcgctcccgagaagatacagctcatctgcgcatgcgcagaagagctgtagcggcgagcacactgaagcggctcgtgctcagagcagaagaccggactgcgcaagcgcgtctaaaaaagcaggctgccagcgaatttagacggaaccatggagactaggacgctagcaacggagcaggtaagtgaataacttctgtatggctcatatttaatgcacgatgtatattacaaagtgcattaatatggccacacagaagtacttaaccccacttgatttcgcgagacaacccctttaagaccttatgcaaagtgatcacttaaaactgtcactcaaactgccgtttgagcgatttttgagcgatcatctttccgtgtaaatgggcccttacactaatgatgcatactaacgcACAGTGTGCATTCGGTTGTCTGAAGCGGTGCAGCCAtccttgtttctccaggcccgggGTGTCACTTTATGTAAAATCCCAGCAACAGACACACCTATAACAATAAATTACTTTGCTAACAAACatactcttctttcttctttctttagaCCATGCAGACTCATTTAAACCATGCATCAGCAGAACATACCATCAATTCTTAGGAAGCCCATATAAATAGAAAATTACAACTGGTATGACTCTTCCAAGCTCTATGTAAATGCAGTCTTAAAAAATATAGCTTGCCTAAAGTGTTATTCTAGCGGATTTACAatataaaataagacatgctccTGCTGGCGACTAGCACCAGGAATAGAAATAGGCACATGCCGCAAATTAAATAGCACTATTGTTTCTAGCCCTATACTTGCGTGTCTAAATCAATGAGAAGCAAAGTTGGGAGAAACTCTGCATTGCACAAAACCATTTGGAAAGAAGCaaacctaaaggcccttttacacgggacggctGTCGGGTGCACATGCGCCCAATAATCGCCTCTGAGTCATcgttcagtaaatggaggcgCAGCGGGTTGGGGACTGTTCCAGCCTGgccacctctattcacagtaaacaggccgtcgttcCTCGTTCAATTTTTATGTGTGCATAAACTGAACAAACAACGGTAAGCGAACAAGTTATCGTTCGccgttcagtcggtgcatgcatttacactgaacgatcatcgttcagattcccgcaagCAACTGAACGATGATCGGCCTGTATAAAAGGGTCCCTAGAGAGGGGTCATACGAATTCTGTCCGATCCAGTGATAATGTTGGAAAGTCCATGGTGTACTTGTGCCTGAATTGGACCATACTCCACCCTCTCACCATCCACAGTCAGAATCCCCTTTCGTGTGAGAGGCTCTAGACGGAAAGCTCGGACAGGGACGTGTACAAGGTAGGGACACTCAATCCCAATGTGTGTTCCCTTTTCCATTGCCAAAAAGAGCCGCACAAGGGCCGTCCGAGAGATTCCAGCCTTAACGAAGAATAAATGTATTAAACCATCATCAAAGCAGGAAAATGGCGCTGTAAATAGGTCAGCCCCAAGATGAGACTGATACATAGCCAATACCAGAACAAAATCCTCTTCCACGGTGACCCAGGACTTGGGCACAGGTTGGTTCATGGGCGGCAAGAGATCATCCTCGGGTCCATTCACATGATTGTGTGCGGGAAACTCTCTGTCATTTGGCAATACAAGATCTTGTTGCATTTGGTCATCAGAAACGGAATCAAACGTGAACTTAGAAGTGTGCATTGCAGTCGGCGAACCTGGAGAAGGTGAGGTCTCGAAGCTGGGCAGCTCACCCGTGTCAAAGGCAGCAGAGCTTCGCTTACACACAACATTCCGCTCCTCGCAGAGCCCCATGTCAGATATAGTTCTGTGCAGCTGAGACCTTTTCAGTGGAGAGAGATTCCCATTAGGAGATAGGGTGATACTTCTACAGATGGGCCGGTGGGCATCCAGTACTGGGAGGTAAGAGAGCCGGCCTCTGTAAGTGCGCAGTGAAGCTACTCTAACCATAGTCCCTACAGTGAAACGTGCCGATCCCATATGTCTATACTTCTCACTTTCTATGTCCACATCAGAAATGAAGCCCCAGGCAACACTCAAAAATGAGAAACAACGAGCTCCTGAGCAGGTCATCACAGACACAAGATCCATAGGCATAACCGTACCACGGCACAGCAGCAAGATACAGTTAAGTAGCAGCTCTGATCCCATTGCCTGGTCAAACCTGGaaggaagaaagaacatatgaaaAGAATGGAAACATTCAAGGGGTAGATAGAAATACTAACCATGGGAGTTCTAAAACTAGCGGTGTGAGCAATCGAGCGGCACAATTGTGgtacagcagcaaaaaaaggcaaatacaattctgggatgtattaagagaagcatagagtctagatcatgtgaggttattacccccctctactattcctcagtcagacctcatctggaatactatgtccagttctgggcaccccaacttTAAAAAGCtatagataaactggagcaagttcagagaagagttaccaggatggtgagcggtctgcaaattatgtcctatgaggaacggttaaaggatctgggaatgtttagcttgcaaaaaagaaggctgagaggagacttaatagctgtctacaaatatctgaagggctgtcacagtgcagacggatcagccctattctcatttgtacaaggaaagaatagaagcaatgggatgaaactgaaagggaagagacgcagattagatattagaaaaaactttatgacagtgagagtgatcaatgagtggaacaggttaccacagaaggtggcgagttctccttcaatgtaagtgttcaaacaaaggctggacagacatctgtctgggatgatttagtaaatcctgcactgtgcagggggttggacctgatgaccctggaggtcccttccaactctaccattctacaataTGAACTACTATGGttgcactgtgggggatactaagTAGGTATTCAAACTACAATAGGGTAAAAATAGGCACTGTATGGTAGGGCACAATAGGAAAAGGGTGAAGGCCTAAGTACTGTGGGGACATAAAATGGTCTACAGCTACAGACAGTCATGGTGGAGTAGCTGTATGACTACTGATATAAGACCACCCTCATAGGAGATCTTGCCGTTTTCCGACATACtctacggccgcctgcagacgagctggtcggatccggcggcgagaattctcgccgcgggacccgacccgatcacctgcagggacgagcacgtactcacccgcgcccggcggccccggctctttcatgtgccggctgccgggcagctggcgcatgcgcagaccggagccgccggctgcgtgagtgacgtttctgtgcgaggctctgcgagccccgcacaaaaataggacatgccgcggtttgtttgccgtgtgagatttcgcgcggccaaaccgcggccgtctgcataggattgcgtttgttaacgcaatcctatgcaggctttgagcggcggaaatcccacgggaaatcccgccgcgggatttccgcctgtgtgcaggcggcctaccgCTGAGGTTTATGGGTAATGTGCTGTGCATGATAAGAGATGTTTGACAGAAAGTTCAGCGCCAGCTGCTGTGGCCTGTCTGCTTATTTACAGGATCTGCGCACGCCTTATTTATCTTTTTAGTTCTATTTAGATTATTTTTGGTGAAGACTTAATGTTTCAAATAATAACCATCACAATCCCCTGTGAAAGTTTCCCTTTCTACGTCTAAAAGTCAACATTCACTTTAATTACTACAAGTAATCATAACATTTTGGTTGTTACGCCTAAGGTTTCCAAAAGAAGGGTAGTGGAATCTGTTAGAACCTAACAGAACAGTTTTTGCATGAGGCCCGATGCACATAAAAGGGTTAATCCTCTACAAAGTCCTGTGCACTGGAATTCAGAGCGAGGACGGCTCCTACGCCTTACCCTGCATTATAGTTGATTGCTCCGGCTAAGGCATTTCCTGAACCACAGGGAAGAATTCCAATAGGCATCTTTATTGCATCCTCCCAATCGGGTCGCTCCATTAAACCATTCACAACCTGCGGAGAATTTACAAAGACAATGGAAGAAAGGTAGAATATGTCATCCGTTCACATAGAGCGTGACAAGTTATGGGCTAGATCGATAAACCGTACCTTTGTGTATTGAAACCGGCTATTAATCTGCCACTTAGAAAAGCCTATTTGTAAGTGACAAAAATGAGACATTTATCATCTGAGCTTTGAATACACAAGGGTCCAACCACCAGGACCCTGACTGGTAGATTGGGGATGCCAGTCCCAACCACATTTTTGAACTACATTACAATCCAGCATGCATACCGCTTCCCCATTCAAAACGGAGTGACTGAAACAGCCAAGCAAAGGGGGAATTTCTCTTAAATCCGTCCCTGAACTGCGCCATATTATATATGGGGCTGCAGGCTGGTCGTTGAAGAGAAGCAAGCGATATACATAGCGTTGGAAATATGCAGATTCTGGAGCGGAGACTGTGCCATCAGTAGTGAATGGCAGCTGTAGACATACAGCCAACATTATGCTGCAATACCAATCGTGACGGCAGTACCTATGGAGAGAAGGGGGCTTCATCCATCACTCAGTCAGTGGCCCAGCATTGTCATCATGGGGTGGGTTGTAATAGCAGCCTAACAAAGAACTACATGCCTGTGCATGTCTAAGGCAGGACCTACTGGGTTGCCTTTACGTGAAACACAGgcattaatacactgcaatatagaAATACTGCAAGTGTTATCAGACAGCGGGACTAAACAGGAAAGGAAAGTAAACACGGTTAATGCTGAAAAACCATAGACAAACAGCAATAATAAAATTCCCACaaggtaaaaataattttaaaaaaaagatagagTGGTAAGGCTTGTGTCCGGTGTGGAGGAGTACATAAAATAGTTGTACATAAATGTGGGCAGTAAGCCGCAGGCAGATCTCCCTGCAAGATGGTCCTCCCACTCAGCAGTAGACGATGCACGGAGCTTGGTTGTCTCCCTGAAGACTGGGCATGTATTGTTCCCGGCTGTGTGGGAATTACGTCTTTCCCTCGCACGGTCACGAGTATAAAGACTGCGGTACAACATCAATTGTGCTTTTAGAGCGAATCCTAGGGGAGATGCAGCAGAACCGGTACAGAGGAAAACCGGAGACGTCGCCTTtgtcaaccaatcagattccacctTTTATTTCTCAGAGGCTATTTGAAAAATATAAGCAGGTCcccaattggttgctatgggcaaccactCCATTTTTGGAATCATTTTTGATAAATCTCTCCAATTGCtccaaaatgtatttaaaatgatGAAGCAATTCTTAACATTAGACACACAATATAAATCTAAGGCGCTCTCCACTCTACCAGCATAAGTTCCATTGTTGACGGATTTACGACAAATCACTTTTTTACAGCCCAAAACAGAAGCCTAATGGGTCCCTTTGATTGTTACTGACTAAAGTAGAAGCTGTATAAACAGAAGATGACCTGTCGGGGGCATGTAGGAGCAGGTACAGCATTACATTTAGACTGGGCTCACGGGTATATTTGGATTGCGGATTCCCCGATCGCCATCTGCAGTAGAGTGCAGGCATTGACGAGCATGCATTTTCGCTTTTTGGTTCACACTCAGATACAAAATTGTGTAttctgcgagcagaagaaaaaaaattgcagcatgctctatttcaccatAGAATACATGTTCACGGCCTCTATTGATGTCAATTAACGTTGCATATAGGCTGTAGAGATGgcgtggaagaaaaa
Coding sequences within it:
- the SPHK2 gene encoding sphingosine kinase 2; the encoded protein is MSKYHKQSSETLLHGEFGVYPSKGIRYALSLTPTGLHIQRLVPKPEDDQRTVLPIVDMVGCHTMRSHGSNDAFAYFSIYSYPLKKKKVAMGSTRTRQRLVRTFRVDEASYYEQNQAIAEKWATAIKCLIQGVTISSDTEISPTLQPKPRRLMFLLNPCGGRGNALQQCHTHILPIITEADISYNLIQTERQNHARELVQTINLEEWDGIVVISGDGLLFEVVNGLMERPDWEDAIKMPIGILPCGSGNALAGAINYNAGFDQAMGSELLLNCILLLCRGTVMPMDLVSVMTCSGARCFSFLSVAWGFISDVDIESEKYRHMGSARFTVGTMVRVASLRTYRGRLSYLPVLDAHRPICRSITLSPNGNLSPLKRSQLHRTISDMGLCEERNVVCKRSSAAFDTGELPSFETSPSPGSPTAMHTSKFTFDSVSDDQMQQDLVLPNDREFPAHNHVNGPEDDLLPPMNQPVPKSWVTVEEDFVLVLAMYQSHLGADLFTAPFSCFDDGLIHLFFVKAGISRTALVRLFLAMEKGTHIGIECPYLVHVPVRAFRLEPLTRKGILTVDGERVEYGPIQAQVHHGLSNIITGSDRIRMTPL